In Caretta caretta isolate rCarCar2 chromosome 4, rCarCar1.hap1, whole genome shotgun sequence, one genomic interval encodes:
- the NWD2 gene encoding NACHT and WD repeat domain-containing protein 2 isoform X2 codes for MWPAGAAGRLPCPRDSALRRAAFSGNLSALPSHLAPSGRSVRVFISANPEDTVAERSTLREHVCPKLREFCRENYGLELQGLLGEKYGTIRIPGEVESSEFEMILDAAVEAKLETRILEEWYCRDENAVPPAYYLRPKSEMLKNNHNTMESSSNSTNENKWKDISEEIKKIFKTAVKLLHEKGKMKHSQAKRYLSSAVEDELDFALGKQTPAFLKKCVCYIRKIANIERFVKIPEMGKYMDVIHIGGKVLRDPEAHDKLIKLRDEFIPTSVAASNLRVYTSVTHCDMKLGYSQEVENHYIEGLGKQFYEDMIDIIQATVQQNFDTETDLLYDEVLQHSSLCKTYSSFYEYRCEALNIVHKYTLHSKTGHINPLIIYGGPCTGKTLLLAEVAKKAYTWLQEEMGPESDPVVVIRFLGSTEMSTDLKNLLQSICEQLAINYRCLVQSYPKKIHDLRDLFINLLNESSFHRPLVIIFDALEQLSDNDDARKLWWLPIHLPRSVRIIMSTLPNKHGILQKLRCLIHEEDNYIELISRDRKMCSQVLKHQLLRVKRKVTSGQQIYVNEAFSKCTLPMFVNLTFREVRNWRSHKDVDESSLCVTVHESIEQLFWSLENKCGLKLLSRALGYITMSKSGLSEMELEDILALDNSVMYELNDSVRQCNPLRVPYIYIARLKEGLKGYLIERQVKNVTLLVWANRHLQLIAQKLYLHSEEDVHEMHTIMAEYFLGVWSGGRRKSFYSQDQYLNGCLDNNSRSMNDEEKHCMDLTSFDRQAPDQPWVFQCNPLEPDIFFVNHRKMTELLYHLTRCGRSDDLLYGVIMNFSWLYTMIKIGQFDKALSDIELAYNYSQEKELKFLASTLRSIKFKVTKYPGSLSAELQQRLLPVVSSLPKLRHLLLECDRDGPKYCSIVPLHSSMDVTYSPERLPLSSSCMQVTEILPTFNPNTVIAALENGSISTWDAETRQLLRQITTAQSVILGIKLTNDEKYLVVATTKNTLLIYDNQNSCLLSEVEIKGSKHCGIGGSSNFINGFTLSINHALAWLEASKDVTIIDLLYGWPLYHFHCWYEVTCVQCSPDGVYAFCGQYLNTTTIFHLGSGEKLSTVTSEFSGGFVKFLLVLDTAQEMVMVDNEGGLSVWNTEEITNPQLTDDFDCRKEDSEVVSIELSEDQSAILICKALSIELLDTGMWKVTEKFRAKHNERFISAVLSKNGDCIIASMENTSAIFVWRRDTGQCMASLQEISGTIVRLIKPSHHNMLLSLSTSGVLSIWDIDIITAMSNIDKSGKPIQRLVLPTRGELIYTLDGSESVHKWNFSTGFIEAVFKHEGIVENCVLTSSGEIMITSDDKCSQYVWHTITGENIFRINGQKISQLMITHNDQFVVSLCEQNASRVWRLATGHRVCNILVALQNAFITTANTFVVGMTKNKVLAVSLWTGSITKKFCCDDGATIVNIKLIPDCPDIVVFITSTETVNIWSLTEEVICRRVQLPSNFLKDLEDFEISPNGKLGILSRGDENINVLDLHSGKLRVVHAPGIIWRQRLSRDGRYLVYICFRNEEDDDNGAISSLIVMRLADGKNIGACSLYKTPTFLSLSQRHLNIIVGFDDGSIGTYTVVDRVDAALKIKIATSNSRQIFSNATQVIRPKCHNYSFKVNADCIWRESTEVFARDSPITVTDPETSETTTPKKHNYCYDKVCAAIDCRGHNFAADN; via the exons GGCCTGTTGGGAGAAAAATATGGGACCATCCGAATACCTGGAGAAGTTGAATCATCGGAATTTGAAATGATCCTAGATGCTGCTGTGGAGGCAAAGCTAGAGACAAGGATTTTGGAAGAGTGGTACTGTAGAGATGAAAATGCGGTGCCACCAGCATATTACCTCAgaccaaaatctgaaatgctgAAGAACAATCATAATACG atggaatCATCTTCAAATTCTACAAATGAGAACAAATGGAAGGACATATCAGAAGAGATTAAGAAGATTTTTAAGACTGCTGTGAAGTTGCTGCAcgaaaaaggaaaaatgaaacacaGCCAAGCAAAGAGATATCTTTCCTCTG CTGTTGAAGATGAGCTTGATTTTGCCTTGGGAAAACAAACACCAGCTTTCCTGAAGAAGTGTGTCTGTTACATTCGGAAAATTGCCAACATTGAACGTTTTGTTAAAATTCCAGAGATGGGAAAATACATGGATGTAATTCATATAGGTGGGAAAGTTCTTCGGGATCCAGAAGCCCATGATAAATTGATCAAACTCCGGGATGAATTTATTCCTACGAGTGTTGCAGCATCTAATCTGAGAGTGTACACTTCTGTTACTCATTGTGACATGAAACTTGGTTATTCACAAGAAGTAGAGAACCACTACATTGAAGGACTTGGTAAACAGTTCTACGAAGACATGATTGATATAATTCAAGCAACAGTACAACAGAATTTTGACACTGAGACAGACTTGCTTTATGATGAAGTCCTTCAACACTCTTCATTATGTAAAACGTACTCCTCTTTCTATGAGTACAGGTGTGAGGCGCTAAACATAGTTCATAAATACACTCTGCACAGCAAAACAGGACATATTAACCCTCTTATCATATATGGAGGACCATGCACTGGAAAAACCCTTTTATTAGCTGAAGTGGCAAAGaag GCTTATACTTGGCTGCAGGAAGAGATGGGACCAGAATCTGACCCTGTGGTAGTTATAAGATTTTTGGGATCCACAGAAATGAGTACAGATCTTAAGAATCTGCTTCAAAGTATTTGTGAACAATTAGCAATTAATTACCGTTGCCTAGTACAAAGTTACCCTAAAAAGATTCATGATCTTCGGGACTTGTTTATAAATCTGTTGAATGAGTCTTCATTTCACAGACCACTGGTTATAATATTTGATGCCTTAGAGCAGCTTTCAGATAACGATGATGCTAGGAAACTATGGTGGCTCCCCATTCACCTTCCCCGTTCAGTACGGATAATCATGTCAACACTGCCGAACAAACATGGGATCCTGCAAAAACTGAGGTGCCTTATTCATGAAGAGGACAACTACATTGAGTTGATTTCAAGAGACAGAAAGATGTGCAGCCAAGTACTGAAACATCAGCTGTTGCGTgttaaaagaaaagtaacatCAGGGCAACAAATTTATGTCAATGAAGCTTTTTCAAAGTGCACACTGCCTATGTTTGTAAACTTAACCTTCAGAGAGGTTAGGAACTGGAGATCTCACAAAGATGTTGATGAGTCCTCCCTTTGTGTCACTGTTCATGAAAGCATCGAGCAGTTATTTTGGTCATTAGAAAACAAGTGTGGGCTAAAGCTGTTGTCGAGAGCACTGGGCTACATCACAATGTCCAAATCTGGCCTGAGTGAAATGGAACTGGAAGATATTTTAGCTCTTGACAACAGTGTTATGTATGAGCTAAATGATAGTGTCAGGCAATGTAACCCATTGAGGGTACCGTACATATACATTGCAAGGCTTAAGGAGGGCTTAAAGGGATACTTGATAGAGCGGCAAGTGAAAAATGTAACACTTCTAGTGTGGGCAAATAGGCACCTGCAGCTTATTGCCCAGAAACTGTATCTCCACAGTGAGGAAGATGTACATGAAATGCATACAATCATGGCAGAGTACTTCCTCGGTGTTTGGTCAGGTGGAAGAAGGAAATCTTTTTACAGCCAAGATCAGTATTTGAATGGGTGCCTTGACAATAACAGTAGAAGCATGAATGATGAGGAGAAGCACTGTATGGATCTCACCTCTTTTGACAGGCAAGCACCTGATCAGCCGTGGGTCTTTCAGTGTAATCCATTAGAGCCTGACATCTTTTTTGTCAATCACAGGAAAATGACAGAACTTTTGTATCACTTGACAAGATGTGGAAGATCAGACGATCTGCTGTATGGTGTCATTATGAACTTCAGCTGGCTGTACACAATGATTAAAATAGGACAGTTTGACAAAGCACTTTCTGACATAGAACTGGCTTATAACTATTCACAAGAAAAGGAGCTGAAATTTCTGGCAAGTACCCTTCGCAGTATAAAGTTCAAAGTAACAAAATATCCAGGTTCACTCTCTGCTGAATTGCAACAGAGGCTCCTTCCAGTTGTCAGCTCATTGCCTAAATTGAGACACCTTCTTTTagaatgtgacagagatggaccCAAATACTGCTCTATCGTTCCTTTGCACTCCTCCATGGATGTGACTTACAGCCCCGAGCGACTACCCTTGTCATCCAGTTGTATGCAGGTCACGGAGATCCTGCCTACTTTTAATCCAAATACAGTCATTGCTGCTCTGGAAAATGGCTCCATCAGTACTTGGGATGCAGAGACTCGCCAGCTATTAAGGCAAATTACAACAGCTCAATCTGTTATCTTAGGGATCAAACTTACGAATGATGAAAAATATCTTGTAGTGGCTACAACAAAGAACACACTTTTGATTTACGATAATCAAAATTCCTGTCTTTTGTCTGAAGTAGAAATTAAGGGATCAAAACATTGTGGAATTGGGGGAAGCTCAAATTTTATAAATGGATTTACACTGTCCATTAATCATGCACTTGCTTGGCTGGAAGCCAGCAAAGATGTTACTATAATAGATCTGCTTTATGGGTGGCCTCTTTATCACTTCCACTGCTGGTATGAAGTGACTTGTGTACAGTGTTCTCCAGATGGAGTCTATGCATTCTGCGGACAGTACCTTAACACCACCACTATATTTCACTTAGGAAGTGGAGAGAAACTGTCCACTGTGACCTCTGAATTTTCAGGTGGATTTGTGAAATTTCTTCTTGTTCTGGACACTGCTCAAGAAATGGTGATGGTGGACAATGAGGGTGGTCTTTCAGTTTGGAACACTGAGGAAATCACAAATCCCCAACTGACAGATGACTTCGATTGCAGGAAAGAAGACAGCGAAGTTGTCAGCATTGAACTTTCTGAAGACCAAAGTGCAATTTTAATTTGTAAGGCACTCAGTATAGAACTTCTCGACACTGGCATGTGGAAAGTGACTGAAAAGTTCAGAGCAAAACACAATGAGCGCTTTATATCTGCTGTGTTATCCAAAAACGGTGACTGTATAATTGCTTCTATGGAAAATACCTCAGCCATTTTTGTTTGGAGGAGAGATACAGGACAGTGTATGGCAAGCTTACAGGAAATCTCAGGAACCATAGTCAGACTAATTAAACCCAGTCACCATAACATGCTGCTATCCTTATCCACCAGTGGTGTCCTTTCTATCTGGGATATAGATATCATAACTGCTATGTCCAATATTGACAAATCTGGCAAACCCATCCAAAGACTGGTGTTGCCAACCAGAGGTGAATTAATTTATACACTGGATGGATCAGAATCTGTACATAAGTGGAACTTCAGCACTGGATTCATTGAAGCTGTGTTCAAGCATGAAGGTATTGTTGAAAACTGTGTGCTGACCTCTTCTGGAGAAATAATGATTACATCAGATGACAAATGTAGCCAATATGTATGGCACACCATTACCGGCGAAAATATCTTCCGCATTAATGGACAAAAGATATCTCAGCTGATGATTACACACAACGATCAGTTTGTCGTCTCGCTCTGTGAACAAAATGCCTCCAGAGTTTGGCGACTGGCCACGGGACACAGAGTTTGCAATATTTTAGTTGCCTTACAGAATGCGTTTATAACCACTGCTAATACATTTGTAGTTGGAATGACAAAGAATAAAGTGTTGGCAGTAAGTCTCTGGACAGGAAGTATAACCAAGAAATTTTGCTGCGATGATGGTGCAACCATTGTTAATATTAAATTGATCCCAGACTGCCCAGATATTGTAGTGTTTATAACATCCACTGAAACAGTGAACATCTGGAGTCTGACAGAGGAAGTAATCTGCAGGCGTGTACAACTGCCTAGCAATTTCTTAAAAGATTTAGAAGACTTTGAAATATCCCCCAATGGGAAGCTAGGAATTCTGTCCCGTGGTGATGAGAACATCAATGTGCTTGATTTACACAGCGGCAAACTCCGTGTGGTTCATGCCCCTGGCATTATCTGGCGACAGAGGCTGTCCCGTGATGGCCGCTATCTTGTGTACATCTGTTTTCGTAATGAAGAGGATGATGACAATGGTGCCATCTCTAGCTTAATTGTAATGAGACTGGCTGATGGTAAAAACATTGGTGCTTGTTCCCTTTACAAAACTCcaacctttctttctctctcacagaGGCATTTGAATATTATTGTTGGCTTTGATGATGGAAGTATAGGTACTTATACTGTAGTGGATCGAGTAGATGCAGCACTGAAAATTAAAATTGCTACTTCAAACAGCCGTCAAATTTTCAGTAATGCAACACAAGTGATTAGGCCAAAGTGTCACAATTATAGCTTCAAGGTGAATGCAGACTGCATTTGGAGAGAGTCTACTGAGGTGTTTGCAAGAGATAGCCCCATCACAGTGACAGACCCTGAGACAAGCGAAACAACAACACCCAAAAAACATAACTACTGTTATGACAAAGTGTGCGCAGCCATAGATTGCAGAGGACACAATTTTGCTGCTGATAACTGA
- the NWD2 gene encoding NACHT and WD repeat domain-containing protein 2 isoform X1 has protein sequence MWPAGAAGRLPCPRDSALRRAAFSGNLSALPSHLAPSGRSVRVFISANPEDTVAERSTLREHVCPKLREFCRENYGLELQVIDLYWGVETEEWDSPELQKTRMKLLEDCLKTSAGPCFVGLLGEKYGTIRIPGEVESSEFEMILDAAVEAKLETRILEEWYCRDENAVPPAYYLRPKSEMLKNNHNTMESSSNSTNENKWKDISEEIKKIFKTAVKLLHEKGKMKHSQAKRYLSSAVEDELDFALGKQTPAFLKKCVCYIRKIANIERFVKIPEMGKYMDVIHIGGKVLRDPEAHDKLIKLRDEFIPTSVAASNLRVYTSVTHCDMKLGYSQEVENHYIEGLGKQFYEDMIDIIQATVQQNFDTETDLLYDEVLQHSSLCKTYSSFYEYRCEALNIVHKYTLHSKTGHINPLIIYGGPCTGKTLLLAEVAKKAYTWLQEEMGPESDPVVVIRFLGSTEMSTDLKNLLQSICEQLAINYRCLVQSYPKKIHDLRDLFINLLNESSFHRPLVIIFDALEQLSDNDDARKLWWLPIHLPRSVRIIMSTLPNKHGILQKLRCLIHEEDNYIELISRDRKMCSQVLKHQLLRVKRKVTSGQQIYVNEAFSKCTLPMFVNLTFREVRNWRSHKDVDESSLCVTVHESIEQLFWSLENKCGLKLLSRALGYITMSKSGLSEMELEDILALDNSVMYELNDSVRQCNPLRVPYIYIARLKEGLKGYLIERQVKNVTLLVWANRHLQLIAQKLYLHSEEDVHEMHTIMAEYFLGVWSGGRRKSFYSQDQYLNGCLDNNSRSMNDEEKHCMDLTSFDRQAPDQPWVFQCNPLEPDIFFVNHRKMTELLYHLTRCGRSDDLLYGVIMNFSWLYTMIKIGQFDKALSDIELAYNYSQEKELKFLASTLRSIKFKVTKYPGSLSAELQQRLLPVVSSLPKLRHLLLECDRDGPKYCSIVPLHSSMDVTYSPERLPLSSSCMQVTEILPTFNPNTVIAALENGSISTWDAETRQLLRQITTAQSVILGIKLTNDEKYLVVATTKNTLLIYDNQNSCLLSEVEIKGSKHCGIGGSSNFINGFTLSINHALAWLEASKDVTIIDLLYGWPLYHFHCWYEVTCVQCSPDGVYAFCGQYLNTTTIFHLGSGEKLSTVTSEFSGGFVKFLLVLDTAQEMVMVDNEGGLSVWNTEEITNPQLTDDFDCRKEDSEVVSIELSEDQSAILICKALSIELLDTGMWKVTEKFRAKHNERFISAVLSKNGDCIIASMENTSAIFVWRRDTGQCMASLQEISGTIVRLIKPSHHNMLLSLSTSGVLSIWDIDIITAMSNIDKSGKPIQRLVLPTRGELIYTLDGSESVHKWNFSTGFIEAVFKHEGIVENCVLTSSGEIMITSDDKCSQYVWHTITGENIFRINGQKISQLMITHNDQFVVSLCEQNASRVWRLATGHRVCNILVALQNAFITTANTFVVGMTKNKVLAVSLWTGSITKKFCCDDGATIVNIKLIPDCPDIVVFITSTETVNIWSLTEEVICRRVQLPSNFLKDLEDFEISPNGKLGILSRGDENINVLDLHSGKLRVVHAPGIIWRQRLSRDGRYLVYICFRNEEDDDNGAISSLIVMRLADGKNIGACSLYKTPTFLSLSQRHLNIIVGFDDGSIGTYTVVDRVDAALKIKIATSNSRQIFSNATQVIRPKCHNYSFKVNADCIWRESTEVFARDSPITVTDPETSETTTPKKHNYCYDKVCAAIDCRGHNFAADN, from the exons GGCCTGTTGGGAGAAAAATATGGGACCATCCGAATACCTGGAGAAGTTGAATCATCGGAATTTGAAATGATCCTAGATGCTGCTGTGGAGGCAAAGCTAGAGACAAGGATTTTGGAAGAGTGGTACTGTAGAGATGAAAATGCGGTGCCACCAGCATATTACCTCAgaccaaaatctgaaatgctgAAGAACAATCATAATACG atggaatCATCTTCAAATTCTACAAATGAGAACAAATGGAAGGACATATCAGAAGAGATTAAGAAGATTTTTAAGACTGCTGTGAAGTTGCTGCAcgaaaaaggaaaaatgaaacacaGCCAAGCAAAGAGATATCTTTCCTCTG CTGTTGAAGATGAGCTTGATTTTGCCTTGGGAAAACAAACACCAGCTTTCCTGAAGAAGTGTGTCTGTTACATTCGGAAAATTGCCAACATTGAACGTTTTGTTAAAATTCCAGAGATGGGAAAATACATGGATGTAATTCATATAGGTGGGAAAGTTCTTCGGGATCCAGAAGCCCATGATAAATTGATCAAACTCCGGGATGAATTTATTCCTACGAGTGTTGCAGCATCTAATCTGAGAGTGTACACTTCTGTTACTCATTGTGACATGAAACTTGGTTATTCACAAGAAGTAGAGAACCACTACATTGAAGGACTTGGTAAACAGTTCTACGAAGACATGATTGATATAATTCAAGCAACAGTACAACAGAATTTTGACACTGAGACAGACTTGCTTTATGATGAAGTCCTTCAACACTCTTCATTATGTAAAACGTACTCCTCTTTCTATGAGTACAGGTGTGAGGCGCTAAACATAGTTCATAAATACACTCTGCACAGCAAAACAGGACATATTAACCCTCTTATCATATATGGAGGACCATGCACTGGAAAAACCCTTTTATTAGCTGAAGTGGCAAAGaag GCTTATACTTGGCTGCAGGAAGAGATGGGACCAGAATCTGACCCTGTGGTAGTTATAAGATTTTTGGGATCCACAGAAATGAGTACAGATCTTAAGAATCTGCTTCAAAGTATTTGTGAACAATTAGCAATTAATTACCGTTGCCTAGTACAAAGTTACCCTAAAAAGATTCATGATCTTCGGGACTTGTTTATAAATCTGTTGAATGAGTCTTCATTTCACAGACCACTGGTTATAATATTTGATGCCTTAGAGCAGCTTTCAGATAACGATGATGCTAGGAAACTATGGTGGCTCCCCATTCACCTTCCCCGTTCAGTACGGATAATCATGTCAACACTGCCGAACAAACATGGGATCCTGCAAAAACTGAGGTGCCTTATTCATGAAGAGGACAACTACATTGAGTTGATTTCAAGAGACAGAAAGATGTGCAGCCAAGTACTGAAACATCAGCTGTTGCGTgttaaaagaaaagtaacatCAGGGCAACAAATTTATGTCAATGAAGCTTTTTCAAAGTGCACACTGCCTATGTTTGTAAACTTAACCTTCAGAGAGGTTAGGAACTGGAGATCTCACAAAGATGTTGATGAGTCCTCCCTTTGTGTCACTGTTCATGAAAGCATCGAGCAGTTATTTTGGTCATTAGAAAACAAGTGTGGGCTAAAGCTGTTGTCGAGAGCACTGGGCTACATCACAATGTCCAAATCTGGCCTGAGTGAAATGGAACTGGAAGATATTTTAGCTCTTGACAACAGTGTTATGTATGAGCTAAATGATAGTGTCAGGCAATGTAACCCATTGAGGGTACCGTACATATACATTGCAAGGCTTAAGGAGGGCTTAAAGGGATACTTGATAGAGCGGCAAGTGAAAAATGTAACACTTCTAGTGTGGGCAAATAGGCACCTGCAGCTTATTGCCCAGAAACTGTATCTCCACAGTGAGGAAGATGTACATGAAATGCATACAATCATGGCAGAGTACTTCCTCGGTGTTTGGTCAGGTGGAAGAAGGAAATCTTTTTACAGCCAAGATCAGTATTTGAATGGGTGCCTTGACAATAACAGTAGAAGCATGAATGATGAGGAGAAGCACTGTATGGATCTCACCTCTTTTGACAGGCAAGCACCTGATCAGCCGTGGGTCTTTCAGTGTAATCCATTAGAGCCTGACATCTTTTTTGTCAATCACAGGAAAATGACAGAACTTTTGTATCACTTGACAAGATGTGGAAGATCAGACGATCTGCTGTATGGTGTCATTATGAACTTCAGCTGGCTGTACACAATGATTAAAATAGGACAGTTTGACAAAGCACTTTCTGACATAGAACTGGCTTATAACTATTCACAAGAAAAGGAGCTGAAATTTCTGGCAAGTACCCTTCGCAGTATAAAGTTCAAAGTAACAAAATATCCAGGTTCACTCTCTGCTGAATTGCAACAGAGGCTCCTTCCAGTTGTCAGCTCATTGCCTAAATTGAGACACCTTCTTTTagaatgtgacagagatggaccCAAATACTGCTCTATCGTTCCTTTGCACTCCTCCATGGATGTGACTTACAGCCCCGAGCGACTACCCTTGTCATCCAGTTGTATGCAGGTCACGGAGATCCTGCCTACTTTTAATCCAAATACAGTCATTGCTGCTCTGGAAAATGGCTCCATCAGTACTTGGGATGCAGAGACTCGCCAGCTATTAAGGCAAATTACAACAGCTCAATCTGTTATCTTAGGGATCAAACTTACGAATGATGAAAAATATCTTGTAGTGGCTACAACAAAGAACACACTTTTGATTTACGATAATCAAAATTCCTGTCTTTTGTCTGAAGTAGAAATTAAGGGATCAAAACATTGTGGAATTGGGGGAAGCTCAAATTTTATAAATGGATTTACACTGTCCATTAATCATGCACTTGCTTGGCTGGAAGCCAGCAAAGATGTTACTATAATAGATCTGCTTTATGGGTGGCCTCTTTATCACTTCCACTGCTGGTATGAAGTGACTTGTGTACAGTGTTCTCCAGATGGAGTCTATGCATTCTGCGGACAGTACCTTAACACCACCACTATATTTCACTTAGGAAGTGGAGAGAAACTGTCCACTGTGACCTCTGAATTTTCAGGTGGATTTGTGAAATTTCTTCTTGTTCTGGACACTGCTCAAGAAATGGTGATGGTGGACAATGAGGGTGGTCTTTCAGTTTGGAACACTGAGGAAATCACAAATCCCCAACTGACAGATGACTTCGATTGCAGGAAAGAAGACAGCGAAGTTGTCAGCATTGAACTTTCTGAAGACCAAAGTGCAATTTTAATTTGTAAGGCACTCAGTATAGAACTTCTCGACACTGGCATGTGGAAAGTGACTGAAAAGTTCAGAGCAAAACACAATGAGCGCTTTATATCTGCTGTGTTATCCAAAAACGGTGACTGTATAATTGCTTCTATGGAAAATACCTCAGCCATTTTTGTTTGGAGGAGAGATACAGGACAGTGTATGGCAAGCTTACAGGAAATCTCAGGAACCATAGTCAGACTAATTAAACCCAGTCACCATAACATGCTGCTATCCTTATCCACCAGTGGTGTCCTTTCTATCTGGGATATAGATATCATAACTGCTATGTCCAATATTGACAAATCTGGCAAACCCATCCAAAGACTGGTGTTGCCAACCAGAGGTGAATTAATTTATACACTGGATGGATCAGAATCTGTACATAAGTGGAACTTCAGCACTGGATTCATTGAAGCTGTGTTCAAGCATGAAGGTATTGTTGAAAACTGTGTGCTGACCTCTTCTGGAGAAATAATGATTACATCAGATGACAAATGTAGCCAATATGTATGGCACACCATTACCGGCGAAAATATCTTCCGCATTAATGGACAAAAGATATCTCAGCTGATGATTACACACAACGATCAGTTTGTCGTCTCGCTCTGTGAACAAAATGCCTCCAGAGTTTGGCGACTGGCCACGGGACACAGAGTTTGCAATATTTTAGTTGCCTTACAGAATGCGTTTATAACCACTGCTAATACATTTGTAGTTGGAATGACAAAGAATAAAGTGTTGGCAGTAAGTCTCTGGACAGGAAGTATAACCAAGAAATTTTGCTGCGATGATGGTGCAACCATTGTTAATATTAAATTGATCCCAGACTGCCCAGATATTGTAGTGTTTATAACATCCACTGAAACAGTGAACATCTGGAGTCTGACAGAGGAAGTAATCTGCAGGCGTGTACAACTGCCTAGCAATTTCTTAAAAGATTTAGAAGACTTTGAAATATCCCCCAATGGGAAGCTAGGAATTCTGTCCCGTGGTGATGAGAACATCAATGTGCTTGATTTACACAGCGGCAAACTCCGTGTGGTTCATGCCCCTGGCATTATCTGGCGACAGAGGCTGTCCCGTGATGGCCGCTATCTTGTGTACATCTGTTTTCGTAATGAAGAGGATGATGACAATGGTGCCATCTCTAGCTTAATTGTAATGAGACTGGCTGATGGTAAAAACATTGGTGCTTGTTCCCTTTACAAAACTCcaacctttctttctctctcacagaGGCATTTGAATATTATTGTTGGCTTTGATGATGGAAGTATAGGTACTTATACTGTAGTGGATCGAGTAGATGCAGCACTGAAAATTAAAATTGCTACTTCAAACAGCCGTCAAATTTTCAGTAATGCAACACAAGTGATTAGGCCAAAGTGTCACAATTATAGCTTCAAGGTGAATGCAGACTGCATTTGGAGAGAGTCTACTGAGGTGTTTGCAAGAGATAGCCCCATCACAGTGACAGACCCTGAGACAAGCGAAACAACAACACCCAAAAAACATAACTACTGTTATGACAAAGTGTGCGCAGCCATAGATTGCAGAGGACACAATTTTGCTGCTGATAACTGA